In Serratia sp. FDAARGOS_506, a genomic segment contains:
- the bioF gene encoding 8-amino-7-oxononanoate synthase — protein MSWQQRIEQALAERRLNAAYRRRQTTEGGNGRQIRLGERLYLNFSGNDYLGLSQDARVIAAWQQGAQRYGVGSGGSGHVTGFSAAHQALEEQLAEWLGYPRALLFISGYAANQAVLAALMQKGDRILSDRLSHASLLEAAAQSPAELRRFQHNQPQALADLLAKPCDGQRLAVTEGVFSMDGDGAPLAELHRLTRAAGAWLMVDDAHGIGVRGEQGRGSCWQQGVRPELLVATFGKAFGVSGAAVLCDEATAEYLLQFARHLIYSTAMPPAQACALQAALACIREGDDLRARLQDNIRRFRQGAAPLALTLTDSDTAIQPLLVGDNQRALDLATRLRERGLWVSAIRPPTVPPGGARLRITLTAAHQPQDIDRLLEVLHDVSQ, from the coding sequence ATGAGCTGGCAACAACGCATCGAGCAGGCGCTGGCAGAGCGGCGCCTGAACGCCGCCTACCGTCGGCGACAGACCACCGAGGGCGGCAATGGCCGCCAGATCCGGCTCGGTGAGCGTCTCTACCTGAACTTCTCCGGTAACGACTACCTGGGGTTGAGCCAGGATGCGCGGGTGATCGCTGCCTGGCAGCAGGGCGCGCAGCGTTACGGCGTCGGCAGCGGCGGTTCGGGCCACGTGACCGGTTTTAGCGCGGCGCATCAGGCGCTGGAAGAACAACTGGCGGAGTGGCTCGGCTATCCGCGCGCGCTGCTGTTCATCTCAGGCTACGCCGCCAACCAGGCGGTGCTGGCGGCGTTGATGCAGAAAGGCGATCGCATTTTGTCCGATCGCCTCAGCCACGCTTCGCTGCTGGAGGCGGCGGCGCAGTCGCCGGCCGAGCTGCGCCGCTTCCAGCACAATCAGCCGCAGGCGCTGGCGGATCTGCTGGCCAAACCCTGCGACGGGCAGCGGCTGGCGGTGACCGAAGGGGTGTTCAGCATGGATGGCGACGGCGCGCCGTTGGCGGAACTGCATCGCTTAACCCGTGCGGCGGGCGCCTGGCTGATGGTGGACGACGCCCACGGCATCGGCGTGCGCGGCGAGCAAGGCCGCGGCAGCTGCTGGCAGCAGGGCGTGCGCCCTGAACTGCTGGTGGCGACCTTCGGCAAGGCGTTCGGCGTCAGCGGCGCGGCGGTGCTGTGCGATGAGGCGACCGCCGAGTATCTGCTGCAGTTCGCCCGCCATCTGATCTACAGCACCGCGATGCCGCCGGCGCAGGCCTGCGCGCTGCAGGCAGCGCTGGCCTGCATTCGAGAGGGCGATGACCTGCGCGCCCGGCTGCAGGACAATATTCGCCGTTTCCGCCAGGGCGCGGCACCGTTGGCGCTGACCCTGACGGACTCCGACACCGCCATCCAGCCGCTGCTGGTGGGGGACAATCAACGCGCGCTCGATCTGGCAACCCGCCTGCGCGAGCGCGGGCTGTGGGTAAGCGCCATCCGCCCACCAACGGTGCCGCCGGGCGGCGCGCGGCTGCGCATCACTCTGACGGCGGCGCATCAGCCGCAGGACATCGATCGCCTGCTGGAGGTATTGCATGACGTCAGCCAATGA
- the bioC gene encoding malonyl-ACP O-methyltransferase BioC — protein MTSANDAVNKQAVASAFSRAAGSYDAAAALQRDVGERLLGMGSTHPGERLLDAGCGTGYFSRLWRERGKQVTALDLAPGMLDVARQRQAAHHYLLGDIEQVPLPDAAMDICFSSLVVQWCSDLPAALAELYRVTRPGGAILFSTLAAGSLQELGDAWQQVDGERHVNAFLPLAQIRAACAEYRHELVTELRILNYPDVMTLMRSLKGIGATHLHQGREGGLMSRGRLAALQAAYPCRQGEFPLSYHLVYGVIYRD, from the coding sequence ATGACGTCAGCCAATGACGCGGTGAACAAACAGGCGGTCGCTTCGGCCTTCAGCCGTGCCGCCGGCAGCTACGATGCCGCCGCCGCGCTGCAGCGTGACGTTGGCGAGCGCTTACTGGGGATGGGGAGTACTCATCCGGGCGAACGGCTGCTGGATGCCGGCTGCGGCACCGGCTATTTCAGCCGCCTGTGGCGCGAGCGCGGCAAGCAGGTAACCGCGCTCGATCTGGCGCCGGGCATGCTGGATGTCGCCCGCCAACGGCAGGCGGCGCATCATTATTTGCTGGGGGATATCGAACAGGTGCCGCTGCCCGATGCGGCGATGGACATCTGTTTCAGCAGCCTGGTGGTGCAGTGGTGCAGCGATCTGCCCGCCGCGCTGGCGGAGTTGTATCGTGTGACCCGGCCCGGTGGCGCGATCCTGTTTTCCACGCTGGCGGCGGGATCGCTGCAGGAACTGGGGGACGCCTGGCAGCAGGTGGACGGCGAGCGCCACGTTAATGCCTTCCTGCCGCTGGCGCAGATCCGCGCCGCTTGTGCTGAATACCGACACGAGCTGGTCACGGAGTTACGCATCCTGAACTACCCGGACGTGATGACGCTGATGCGTTCGCTCAAGGGCATCGGGGCGACGCACCTGCATCAGGGGCGCGAGGGCGGCCTGATGTCGCGTGGCCGTCTCGCCGCGCTGCAGGCGGCTTACCCGTGCCGGCAGGGGGAATTCCCGCTCAGCTATCATCTGGTTTATGGAGTGATTTATCGTGATTAA
- the bioD gene encoding dethiobiotin synthase: MIKRWFVTGTDTEVGKTVASSALLQAANRAGYRSAGYKPVASGSEMTTEGLRNGDALALQANSGVALRYDEVNPYVFAEPTSPHIVSADEGRPIDAARLSDGLRRLEQRADWVLVEGAGGWFTPLSAQYTFADWVQQEQLPVILVVGIKLGCINHAVLTAQAVRQAGLTLAGWIANDVTPPGRRHQEYLATLRRMLPAPLLGEIPHLPQAERAPLGQYLDVSLL, encoded by the coding sequence GTGATTAAACGTTGGTTCGTGACCGGTACCGACACCGAAGTCGGAAAAACCGTCGCCAGCAGCGCTTTGCTGCAGGCTGCCAACCGGGCGGGCTACCGCAGCGCCGGTTATAAGCCGGTGGCTTCCGGCAGCGAGATGACCACCGAGGGGCTGCGCAACGGCGACGCGCTGGCACTGCAGGCCAACAGCGGCGTGGCGCTTCGCTACGACGAAGTGAACCCTTACGTTTTTGCTGAACCGACCTCGCCGCATATCGTCAGCGCCGATGAAGGCCGACCGATCGACGCGGCGCGGCTGTCCGACGGCCTGCGCCGGCTGGAGCAGCGCGCCGACTGGGTGCTGGTCGAGGGGGCCGGCGGGTGGTTTACCCCGTTGTCGGCGCAGTACACCTTCGCCGACTGGGTGCAGCAGGAGCAACTGCCGGTGATCTTGGTGGTGGGCATTAAACTGGGCTGCATCAACCACGCGGTGCTGACAGCGCAGGCGGTGCGACAGGCGGGGCTGACGCTGGCCGGTTGGATCGCCAACGACGTGACGCCGCCGGGGCGGCGGCATCAGGAATATCTGGCTACGCTGCGCCGCATGCTGCCGGCACCGCTGCTGGGCGAAATCCCGCACCTGCCTCAGGCCGAACGGGCGCCGTTGGGGCAGTATCTGGATGTCAGCCTGTTATAA
- a CDS encoding ATP-binding cassette domain-containing protein: MLNLRSVNQFYGQNHTLWDINLELPRGQCTVLLGRNGVGKTTLVNCIMGHLPVVSGSMTWQPADQPPQNLLLQPMERRAALGISHVPQGRQLFSQLSVEENLQVAQMAGRGAPRRIPPLIYSLFPHLRQMRARRAGDLCLGAQRQLAIARALAQEPALLILDEPTAGVPPSIAADIGNVIRRLNRELGMTILLVEHQLAFVRRVADRFCLLDSGRTVAHGALAQLDEALIGTELAGQEGG; this comes from the coding sequence ATGCTGAACCTGAGATCGGTCAATCAATTTTACGGGCAGAACCACACCCTGTGGGACATCAACCTGGAGCTGCCGCGTGGCCAGTGTACCGTGCTGCTTGGGCGCAACGGCGTGGGCAAAACCACGCTGGTCAACTGCATCATGGGGCATCTGCCTGTAGTGAGCGGCAGCATGACCTGGCAGCCGGCGGATCAGCCGCCGCAAAACCTGCTGCTGCAGCCGATGGAGCGCCGCGCCGCACTCGGCATCAGCCACGTACCCCAGGGGCGGCAGCTCTTCTCGCAGCTGAGCGTGGAGGAGAATCTGCAGGTGGCGCAAATGGCCGGGCGCGGCGCCCCTCGCCGCATTCCGCCGCTGATCTACAGCCTGTTCCCCCATCTGCGCCAGATGCGCGCACGCCGCGCCGGCGATCTTTGCTTGGGCGCCCAACGCCAGCTGGCGATTGCTCGTGCGCTGGCCCAAGAGCCGGCGCTGCTGATCCTCGACGAACCGACGGCGGGCGTGCCGCCCTCGATCGCCGCCGACATAGGCAACGTGATCCGCCGGCTCAACCGCGAATTAGGCATGACCATTTTACTGGTGGAACATCAGTTAGCGTTCGTGCGCCGGGTGGCGGACCGCTTTTGCCTGTTGGACAGCGGGCGCACTGTGGCGCACGGTGCGCTGGCGCAGCTGGATGAGGCGTTGATCGGTACCGAGCTGGCGGGACAGGAAGGAGGATGA
- the uvrB gene encoding excinuclease ABC subunit UvrB — protein sequence MSKLFKLHSEFKPAGDQPEAIRKLEEGLEDGLAHQTLLGVTGSGKTFTIANVIADLNRPTMVLAPNKTLAAQLYGEMKEFFPENAVEYFVSYYDYYQPEAYVPSSDTFIEKDASVNEHIEQMRLSATKALLERRDVVVVASVSAIYGLGDPDLYLKMMLHLTQGMIIDQRSILRRLAELQYSRNDQAFQRATFRVRGEVIDIYPAESDELALRVELFDDEVERLSLFDPLTGQIEQVVPRFTIYPKSHYVTPRERIMQAMEEIKVDLADRRKVLLANNKLLEEQRLTQRTQFDLEMMNELGYCSGIENYSRYLSGRAEGEPPPTLFDYLPADGLLVVDESHVTIPQIGAMFKGDRARKETLVEYGFRLPSALDNRPLRFEEFEALAPQTIYVSATPGKYELEKSGGDLIDQVVRPTGLLDPIVEVRPVTTQVDDLLSEIRKRAAINERVLVTTLTKRMAEDLTEYLEEHGERVRYLHSDIDTVERVEIIRDLRLGEFDVLVGINLLREGLDMPEVSLVAILDADKEGFLRSERSLIQTIGRAARNLNGKAILYGDRITDSMAKAIGETERRRAKQQAYNEANGIVPQGLNKKIGDILQIGQPVNRAKSKGKGKAVDGGAQLQNLTPKALDQKIRDLEAQMYTHAQNLEFEQAAALRDEIHQLREQFIAIS from the coding sequence ATGAGTAAACTTTTCAAACTGCATTCAGAGTTCAAACCGGCCGGCGATCAGCCGGAAGCCATCCGCAAACTGGAAGAGGGGCTGGAAGACGGCCTGGCGCACCAGACGCTGCTGGGGGTAACCGGTTCGGGCAAGACATTCACCATCGCCAACGTGATAGCCGATCTGAATCGGCCGACCATGGTGCTGGCGCCGAACAAGACGCTGGCGGCGCAGCTGTACGGCGAGATGAAAGAGTTTTTCCCGGAGAATGCGGTGGAATACTTCGTCTCTTACTACGACTACTACCAGCCGGAAGCCTACGTGCCCAGCTCCGACACCTTCATTGAAAAAGACGCTTCGGTGAACGAGCACATCGAGCAGATGCGCCTTTCCGCCACCAAGGCGCTGCTGGAGCGGCGCGACGTGGTGGTGGTGGCGTCGGTGTCGGCGATCTACGGCCTGGGCGATCCGGATCTTTACCTGAAGATGATGCTGCACCTGACTCAAGGCATGATCATCGATCAACGATCCATTTTGCGCCGGCTGGCGGAGCTGCAGTATTCCCGCAACGATCAGGCCTTCCAGCGCGCCACCTTCCGCGTGCGCGGCGAGGTAATCGACATCTACCCTGCGGAATCGGACGAGCTGGCGCTGCGCGTCGAGCTGTTCGACGACGAAGTGGAGCGGCTGTCGCTGTTCGATCCGCTGACCGGGCAGATCGAGCAGGTGGTGCCGCGTTTTACCATCTACCCGAAATCGCACTACGTGACGCCGCGCGAGCGGATCATGCAGGCGATGGAAGAGATCAAGGTCGATCTGGCGGACCGTCGCAAGGTGCTGCTGGCCAACAACAAGCTGCTGGAAGAGCAGCGCCTGACGCAGCGCACCCAGTTCGATCTGGAGATGATGAACGAGCTGGGTTACTGCTCGGGGATCGAAAACTACTCGCGCTACCTGTCCGGGCGCGCCGAGGGCGAGCCACCGCCGACGCTGTTCGACTACCTGCCGGCGGACGGCCTGCTGGTGGTCGACGAATCCCACGTCACCATTCCGCAGATCGGCGCGATGTTCAAGGGCGATCGCGCGCGTAAAGAAACGCTGGTGGAGTACGGCTTCCGCCTGCCGTCGGCGCTGGACAACCGCCCCTTGCGCTTCGAGGAATTCGAGGCGCTGGCGCCGCAGACCATCTATGTTTCCGCGACGCCGGGCAAATATGAACTGGAGAAATCCGGCGGCGATCTGATCGATCAGGTGGTGCGGCCGACCGGGTTGCTGGATCCGATCGTGGAAGTGAGGCCGGTCACCACCCAGGTGGACGATCTGCTCTCCGAGATCCGCAAGCGCGCGGCGATCAACGAGCGCGTGCTGGTGACCACCCTGACCAAACGCATGGCGGAAGACCTGACCGAATACCTGGAAGAGCATGGCGAGCGCGTGCGCTACCTGCACTCGGACATCGATACCGTGGAACGGGTCGAAATCATCCGTGACCTGCGTCTGGGCGAGTTTGACGTGCTGGTGGGCATCAACCTGTTGCGTGAGGGGCTCGACATGCCTGAGGTGTCGCTGGTGGCGATTCTGGACGCCGACAAGGAAGGCTTCCTGCGTTCCGAGCGTTCGCTGATCCAGACCATCGGCCGCGCGGCGCGTAACCTGAACGGCAAGGCGATCCTGTATGGCGATCGCATCACCGACTCGATGGCCAAGGCGATCGGCGAAACCGAGCGGCGCCGCGCCAAGCAGCAGGCCTACAACGAAGCCAACGGCATCGTGCCGCAGGGGCTGAACAAGAAGATCGGCGATATTCTGCAGATCGGCCAGCCGGTCAACCGCGCCAAGAGCAAAGGCAAGGGCAAGGCGGTGGACGGCGGCGCTCAGCTTCAGAACCTTACGCCGAAAGCGCTGGATCAGAAAATCCGCGATCTGGAGGCGCAAATGTACACTCACGCGCAAAACCTGGAATTCGAGCAGGCGGCTGCCCTGCGCGACGAGATCCATCAGCTGCGCGAACAGTTCATCGCGATTTCCTGA
- a CDS encoding VF530 family DNA-binding protein → MSQHQSKDPLHGVTLEQLLNKLVDHYGWSELGARIRINCFRSDPSIKSSLKFLRRTPWARKEVEDLYIDMVSHPAPASDNPWLRGRDG, encoded by the coding sequence ATGAGTCAACACCAGTCCAAAGACCCGCTGCACGGCGTGACGCTGGAACAACTGCTGAATAAACTGGTGGATCACTACGGTTGGTCCGAGCTGGGGGCGCGCATTCGCATCAACTGCTTCCGCAGCGATCCGAGCATCAAGTCCAGCCTGAAGTTTTTGCGTCGCACGCCCTGGGCGCGCAAAGAGGTAGAAGATCTGTATATCGATATGGTCAGCCACCCCGCCCCAGCCAGCGATAATCCCTGGCTGCGCGGGCGAGACGGTTAA
- the yvcK gene encoding uridine diphosphate-N-acetylglucosamine-binding protein YvcK, with amino-acid sequence MRNRTLADLDRVVALGGGHGLGRVMSALSSLGSRLTGIVTTTDNGGSTGRIRRSEGGIAWGDTRNCLNQLITEPSVASAMFEYRFSGNGELAGHNLGNLMLKALDHLSVRPLEAINLVRSLLKVDAALIPMSEQPVDLMAHDHEGNHVYGEVNVDQLTHMPQELMLSPPVNATREALDAIAQADVILIGPGSFLTSLMPLLLLDDLTQALRRSSASMIYIGNLGRELSVAAAALSLKDKLTLMEDKIGRPMIDALIVGPAVDASEVQDRVVIQQPLEASDIPYRHDRQLLRQALDRALVELAARR; translated from the coding sequence ATGCGTAATCGTACCCTGGCCGATCTCGACCGCGTGGTGGCGTTAGGCGGCGGACACGGCCTGGGCCGTGTGATGTCGGCCCTGTCGTCCTTAGGCTCCCGCCTGACCGGCATCGTCACCACTACCGACAACGGCGGCTCCACCGGCCGCATCCGCCGTTCGGAAGGCGGCATTGCCTGGGGCGATACCCGTAACTGTCTCAACCAGCTGATCACCGAACCGAGCGTCGCCTCGGCGATGTTCGAATACCGCTTCAGCGGCAACGGCGAACTGGCCGGCCACAACCTCGGCAACCTGATGCTGAAAGCGCTGGATCATCTTAGCGTTCGCCCGCTGGAAGCGATAAACCTGGTGCGCAGCCTGCTGAAGGTCGACGCGGCGCTGATTCCGATGTCGGAGCAACCGGTAGATTTGATGGCGCACGATCACGAAGGCAATCACGTTTACGGTGAAGTGAATGTCGATCAGCTGACCCATATGCCGCAGGAGCTGATGCTGTCGCCGCCGGTCAACGCCACGCGCGAAGCGCTGGACGCCATCGCGCAGGCTGACGTGATCCTGATCGGACCGGGCAGTTTCCTCACCAGCCTGATGCCGCTGCTGCTGCTGGACGATCTCACCCAGGCACTGCGTCGCAGCAGCGCCAGCATGATCTATATCGGCAACCTCGGCCGCGAGCTGAGCGTGGCCGCCGCGGCGCTGTCGTTAAAGGATAAGCTGACGCTGATGGAAGATAAGATCGGCCGCCCGATGATCGATGCCCTGATCGTCGGCCCGGCGGTAGACGCCAGTGAAGTGCAGGATCGGGTCGTGATTCAACAGCCGCTGGAAGCGAGCGACATCCCTTATCGCCACGATCGCCAACTGCTGCGCCAGGCGCTGGATCGGGCGCTGGTGGAGCTGGCCGCCCGCCGCTGA
- the moaA gene encoding GTP 3',8-cyclase MoaA, translated as MVPQLIDAYERKFYYLRLSITDVCNFRCTYCLPDGYKPSGSPKSFLSLDEIRRVSRAFAELGTEKVRLTGGEPSLRRDFTEIIAAVRENPAIRTLAVTTNGYRLARDVAAWRDAGLTAINVSVDSLDPRQFHAITGQDKFRQVMDGIDAAFSAGFSKVKVNAVLMRDVNHQQLGAFLAWIKDRPIQLRFIELMETGEGGELFRKHHVSGEVIRRQLEQQGWQRQARGRSDGPAQVFSHPDYQGEVGLIMPYEKDFCASCNRLRVSSIGNLHLCLFGEQGVPLRDLLADDGQLDALKARIQSGLLSKKQTHFLHQGNSGITQNLSFIGG; from the coding sequence ATGGTGCCGCAACTCATTGATGCTTATGAGCGCAAGTTCTATTACCTGCGCTTGTCGATCACCGACGTGTGCAACTTTCGTTGCACCTATTGTCTGCCCGACGGCTACAAGCCGAGCGGCAGCCCGAAAAGCTTCCTGTCGCTGGATGAAATCCGCCGCGTCAGCCGCGCGTTCGCCGAACTGGGTACCGAAAAGGTGCGTCTGACCGGCGGCGAGCCTTCGCTGCGCCGCGATTTTACCGAGATCATCGCCGCCGTGCGGGAAAACCCGGCCATCCGTACCCTGGCGGTCACCACCAACGGCTACCGTCTGGCGCGCGACGTCGCCGCCTGGCGTGACGCGGGTCTGACGGCGATCAACGTCAGCGTCGACAGCCTGGATCCCCGTCAGTTTCACGCCATCACCGGTCAGGACAAGTTCCGCCAGGTGATGGACGGCATCGACGCCGCCTTCAGCGCCGGTTTCAGCAAGGTCAAGGTCAACGCGGTGCTGATGCGCGACGTTAACCACCAGCAGCTCGGCGCCTTTCTCGCCTGGATCAAAGACCGGCCTATCCAGCTGCGTTTTATCGAACTGATGGAAACCGGCGAGGGCGGCGAGCTGTTTCGCAAACACCACGTTTCCGGCGAAGTGATTCGCCGGCAGCTGGAGCAGCAGGGCTGGCAGCGCCAGGCGCGCGGCCGCAGCGACGGCCCGGCGCAGGTGTTCAGCCACCCGGACTACCAGGGTGAGGTGGGTCTTATCATGCCTTATGAGAAAGACTTCTGCGCCAGCTGCAACCGGCTGCGCGTTTCTTCCATCGGCAATCTGCACCTGTGTCTGTTCGGCGAGCAGGGGGTGCCCCTGCGCGATCTGCTGGCGGACGACGGCCAGCTCGACGCGCTGAAGGCGCGCATCCAGAGCGGGCTGCTGAGCAAGAAGCAGACCCATTTCCTGCATCAGGGCAACAGCGGGATCACCCAGAACCTGTCGTTTATCGGCGGCTGA
- the moaB gene encoding molybdenum cofactor biosynthesis protein B, with product MSHASSEFIPAHIAILTVSDSRGAAEDTSGQYLQEAAQEAGHQVVDRAIVKDDIYQIRARVSAWIADDSVQAVLITGGTGFTARDNTPEALLPLFDREVEGFGELFRMVSYEEIGTATIQSRALAGLANRTVIFAMPGSTRACRTAWERIIEEQLDARHRPCNFQPHLKKP from the coding sequence ATGAGCCATGCGAGCAGCGAGTTTATTCCGGCGCATATCGCCATCCTGACCGTGTCCGACAGCCGCGGCGCGGCGGAAGACACCTCCGGCCAATATCTGCAGGAAGCGGCGCAGGAAGCCGGTCATCAGGTGGTGGATCGCGCCATCGTCAAAGATGACATTTACCAGATCCGCGCGCGGGTTTCCGCCTGGATCGCCGATGACAGCGTGCAGGCGGTGCTGATCACCGGCGGCACCGGTTTTACCGCCCGCGACAACACGCCAGAAGCGCTGCTACCGCTGTTCGACAGAGAGGTGGAAGGGTTCGGCGAACTGTTCCGCATGGTGTCGTACGAAGAGATCGGCACCGCAACGATCCAGTCGCGCGCGCTGGCCGGCCTGGCCAACCGCACGGTGATCTTCGCTATGCCGGGTTCCACCCGCGCCTGCCGCACCGCCTGGGAGCGGATTATCGAAGAGCAGTTGGACGCGCGCCATCGCCCGTGCAACTTCCAGCCCCACTTGAAGAAGCCCTGA
- the moaC gene encoding cyclic pyranopterin monophosphate synthase MoaC produces the protein MTQLTHINAAGEAHMVDVSAKAETVREARAEAFVEMLPATLAMIVDGSHHKGDVFATARIAGIQAAKRTWELIPLCHPLMLSKVEVQLEAQTQHNRVRIETCCRLTGKTGVEMEALTAASVAALTIYDMCKAVQKDMVIGPVRLLAKSGGKSGDFKVNV, from the coding sequence ATGACACAGCTAACCCACATTAACGCCGCCGGCGAAGCCCATATGGTTGACGTTTCCGCCAAGGCCGAAACGGTGCGCGAGGCGCGCGCCGAAGCCTTCGTCGAGATGCTGCCCGCCACGCTGGCGATGATCGTCGACGGCAGCCATCACAAGGGCGACGTGTTCGCCACGGCGCGCATCGCCGGCATTCAGGCGGCCAAACGCACCTGGGAGCTGATCCCGCTGTGCCACCCACTGATGCTGAGCAAGGTCGAAGTGCAGCTGGAGGCGCAAACGCAGCACAACCGGGTGCGCATCGAAACCTGCTGCCGGCTGACCGGCAAAACCGGCGTCGAGATGGAGGCGCTGACCGCCGCCTCGGTGGCGGCATTGACCATCTATGACATGTGCAAAGCGGTACAGAAAGACATGGTGATCGGCCCGGTGCGCCTGCTGGCGAAAAGCGGCGGCAAATCCGGCGATTTTAAGGTGAACGTATGA
- the moaD gene encoding molybdopterin synthase sulfur carrier subunit produces MIDILFFAQVRELVGTGGLSMPADYPTVEALRQALCARGDRWALALESGKLLAAVNQSLVAADHPLRAGDEVAFFPPVTGG; encoded by the coding sequence ATGATCGATATTCTTTTCTTCGCGCAGGTGCGCGAACTGGTGGGCACCGGTGGCCTGTCGATGCCGGCGGATTACCCGACCGTCGAGGCGCTGCGCCAGGCGCTGTGCGCGCGCGGCGATCGCTGGGCGCTGGCGCTGGAGTCCGGCAAGCTGTTGGCGGCGGTCAATCAGTCGTTGGTGGCGGCGGATCATCCGCTGCGCGCCGGCGATGAAGTGGCCTTCTTCCCGCCGGTCACCGGGGGGTAA
- the moaE gene encoding molybdopterin synthase catalytic subunit MoaE, translated as MENTRIRVGEAPFNVGDEYQWLAQCDADGAVVTFIGKVRNHNLGDDVSALTLEHYPGMTEKALAEIVAEARSRWPLQRVTVIHRVGALYPGDEIVFVGVTGAHRSMAFAASEFIMDYLKTRAPFWKREATGQGDRWVDARDSDRQAAQRWQNPAK; from the coding sequence ATGGAAAATACCCGCATTCGCGTGGGCGAAGCGCCGTTCAACGTCGGCGACGAATACCAGTGGCTGGCGCAGTGCGACGCCGACGGCGCGGTGGTGACCTTCATCGGCAAGGTACGCAACCATAATCTGGGGGATGACGTCAGCGCGCTGACGCTGGAACACTACCCCGGCATGACGGAGAAGGCGCTGGCGGAGATCGTGGCCGAGGCGCGCAGCCGTTGGCCGCTGCAACGGGTGACGGTGATCCACCGTGTCGGTGCGCTGTATCCCGGCGACGAGATCGTGTTCGTCGGCGTGACCGGCGCGCACCGCAGCATGGCGTTCGCCGCCAGTGAGTTCATCATGGACTACCTGAAGACGCGCGCGCCGTTCTGGAAGCGCGAAGCCACCGGCCAGGGCGATCGTTGGGTGGATGCCCGCGACAGCGATCGTCAAGCGGCGCAGCGCTGGCAAAACCCGGCTAAATAA
- a CDS encoding Bax inhibitor-1/YccA family protein has translation MDRYPRSNGSIVERANSGIQAYMAQVYGWMTCGLLLTAFVSWYAANTPAILNFIFSSQITFFGLIIAQLALVFVISGMVNRLSGAVATSLFMLYSALTGLTLSSIFIAYTYSSIASTFVVTAGMFGAMSLYGYTTKRDLSGFGSMLFMALIGIVLASLVNIWLKSTALMWAITYIGVVVFVGLTAYDTQKLKAMGEQLNADDKDGFRKYAIVGALTLYLDFINLFLMLLRIFGNRR, from the coding sequence ATGGACCGATATCCACGCTCTAATGGTTCAATCGTCGAACGTGCCAACAGCGGCATTCAGGCCTACATGGCGCAGGTTTACGGCTGGATGACCTGCGGTCTGCTGCTGACGGCGTTCGTTTCCTGGTATGCGGCCAACACGCCCGCGATCCTCAACTTCATCTTCTCCAGCCAGATCACCTTCTTCGGTCTGATCATCGCCCAGCTGGCGCTGGTGTTCGTGATTTCCGGCATGGTCAACCGCCTGAGCGGCGCCGTGGCCACTTCGCTGTTTATGCTGTACTCGGCGCTGACCGGGTTGACGCTGTCGAGCATCTTCATCGCTTACACCTACAGCTCGATCGCCAGCACCTTCGTGGTCACCGCCGGTATGTTTGGCGCCATGAGCCTGTACGGCTACACCACCAAGCGCGATCTGAGCGGCTTCGGCAGCATGCTGTTCATGGCGCTGATCGGCATCGTGCTGGCCTCGCTGGTGAACATCTGGCTGAAAAGCACCGCGCTGATGTGGGCGATTACCTACATCGGTGTAGTGGTGTTCGTCGGCCTGACCGCGTATGACACGCAAAAACTCAAGGCGATGGGCGAGCAGCTGAACGCCGATGACAAAGACGGCTTCCGCAAGTACGCCATCGTTGGCGCACTGACGCTGTATCTCGACTTCATCAACCTGTTCCTGATGTTGCTGCGTATCTTCGGCAACCGCCGCTAA